DNA from Candidatus Saccharimonadales bacterium:
AAAAAGCCACCATTTTTGGCCAATTATCACCGCCGTTGCCGTTGGCTTTATATTTTTACTAATTCAATTTAACGGATTACTTTTTGCACAAGTCAGAGCTTACGTCAGTCCTGGCGAGCTTGAAGGACAAAGTGTAGTAGTGACAAATCCGGCTGCGAGTTTTGAGGTTGGGCCAGAGCCACGACTGATAATCCCCAAAATTAATGTTGACGTTCCGGTCGTTTATGGCGTGGACTCACTCGAGGAAAATGCGGTGCAAGATGCGCTGCAAGAGGGGGTAGTGCACTACAATTTACCGGGCGCTAACTCGGTGCCAGGACAACGAGGCAACGGAAGCTATCTAGGGCACTCCAGTAACGATGTTTTTGCCGGCGGAGACTTTAAGTTTGCGCTTCTTTTGGCTGATAACCTGATGCCGGGCGACACCTTTTTTATGCACTACCAAGGCGTTCGCTACACATATAAAGTGACCGAGAAGAAAATTATCAACCCAGATGAGATTTCGGCTTTACAAATTGGTTACGACAAACCGATGGCTACGCTGATAACCTGCACTCCTCCTGGCACAGCATTAAAACGACTACTAATTTATGGTGAGCAAATTAGCCCTGATCCAGCAACAGCCGTGCAACCTGCACAAACATCGCAACCAACCAATCAGACAGAAGTCATCCCGGGTAACTCGCCGACACTGTTCGAACAGCTATTTGGATGGCTGTTCTAGCTTCAAACATACAACCGCAAACTAGGTTATTCAACAATCATCCGCGATGACTGTAAGGTGTTATTCTTAAAGCTAAACAGCGACCTTCCATTTGGGCTAAGACTAGCGATCAGGCCTCCGCTAGCGTCTGTAATTTCGCTGGCGTTCTGACCATCAAATTCCATCATTACAAGTTTGTCGTTGGCCTGAGCCCAAAAATGGAAGCTATCGAGCCATTTAGGATGGTTGGCTACGTTGCCTTCTATTGACGCCTGGGAAGTGTGCGCAAGTTCAAGGTCGTGGTTGATCCAGGAGCTAGCGTTACCAGCCGCTAACATTCGACCGTTGTCGCTAAATTTCATCCAAGCTATATCGCCATTGTACGTGATCTCGACTGGAGTAACTTTAGCTGACTCAGTCGGATCCTGCAAAATCTCGACCTTACCATTATTAGATGCGATTGCTAAATACTGATGTCTGTAATATTCCGTAAAATCAATCAAAACTTTTTCATCCAAGCCGAAGGTTTTAACAATAGTTTCTTGACCATTGTAGATGCCAACAACCTGCTGCTTTGTTTGAGGATCACCGGCGACTTTTTCGCGCTCTGCT
Protein-coding regions in this window:
- a CDS encoding sortase — encoded protein: MNNQDKNLAPATGGHPASNGNDLNHTQAADVARQQISQIYNQHGEPNQTTEQKPNPYAQTHTENFDWTKYHSAWQEYYQEYYRRYYAQQQQQPLANQPIVGGVEPKLSRTQSLKADIKNKVKERAQNFKKSHHFWPIITAVAVGFIFLLIQFNGLLFAQVRAYVSPGELEGQSVVVTNPAASFEVGPEPRLIIPKINVDVPVVYGVDSLEENAVQDALQEGVVHYNLPGANSVPGQRGNGSYLGHSSNDVFAGGDFKFALLLADNLMPGDTFFMHYQGVRYTYKVTEKKIINPDEISALQIGYDKPMATLITCTPPGTALKRLLIYGEQISPDPATAVQPAQTSQPTNQTEVIPGNSPTLFEQLFGWLF